Proteins from one Podospora pseudoanserina strain CBS 124.78 chromosome 1, whole genome shotgun sequence genomic window:
- a CDS encoding hypothetical protein (COG:L; EggNog:ENOG503NXR1), with protein sequence MTPTPPSTTPSSNGRSPDGQFRVVRKRNRVPLSCYPCRQRKL encoded by the exons ATGACGCcgacaccaccatcgacTACGCCTTCCTCGAATGGGCGTTCGCCTGATGGCCAGTTCCGGGTGGTCCGCAAGAGAAACAGAGTACCATTGAGTTGTTACCCTTGCCGGCAGAGGAA GTTGTAA
- the GRX3 gene encoding glutaredoxin (EggNog:ENOG503NXX9; COG:O), translated as MSTIREITSLPNWEHHVTSLPPSTLLVVSFHAPWAAPCAQMATVLSTLASEYPVTEPPSTSWVSINAEDLSDISETYNVTAVPFLVLIRNGQVLETVSGSSAVKVRNAIEAHAAKVGAPVLNGAATATDGHEGEVATEEDPEKKKEELFKRLGDLVKAAPVMLFMKGTPSEPKCGFSRQLVAILRENAVKYGFFNILADDEVRQGLKEFADWPTYPQLWVDGKLVGGLDIVKEELSNDADFFKA; from the exons ATGTCGACTATTCGCGAAATCACCAGTCTTCCGAACTGGGAACATCACGTCACCTCACTACCGCCTTCCACTCTCCTCGTGGTCTCTTTCCATGCGCCATGGGCCGCTCCATGCGCGCAAATGGCGACCGTTCTGTCGACGCTGGCGAGCGAGTATCCCGTCACTGAACCACCGTCCACATCATGGGTGTCGATCAACGCAGAGGATCTTTCGGATATTAGCGAAACCTACAACGTGACAGCCGTTCCATTTCTTGTCCTGATTCGCAACGGACAGGTGCTGGAAACCGTCAGTGGAAGCAGCGCCGTCAAGGTGCGGAATGCCATCGAAGCCCATGCCGCCAAGGTGGGCGCCCCAGTTTTGAATGGCGCTGCGACTGCGACTGACGGCcatgagggtgaggtggcaACTGAGGAGGAtccagagaagaaaaaggaggagcTCTTCAAGCGTCTGGGAGATCTTGTCAAGGCTGCTCCCGTGATGCTCTTCATGAAGGGCACTCCTAGCGAGCCCAAGTGCGGCTTTTCTCGGCAGCTAGTAGCTATTCTGCGGGAAAACGCAGTCAAGTAtggcttcttcaacatcctGGCCGACGATGAAGTGCGCCAGGGCCTCAAAGAGTTTGCCGACTGGCCAACTTATCCCCAGCTCTGGGTTGACGGCAAGCTGGTCGGAGGGCTTGATATT GTCAAGGAGGAACTGTCTAATGACGCCGACTTCTTCAAGGCATAG
- a CDS encoding hypothetical protein (EggNog:ENOG503Q2R8) — protein sequence MSAAEYYQQGPPQQSYASPHPPPQAYPQYPQPSYGGPPPQQGYYPPQGPMQYQQQAPPTKSSGGGGCLKGCLAAMCCCFLCEEGCECCADCCECCMECC from the exons ATGTCAGCTGCCGAATACTATCAACAAGGCCCACCGCAACAGAGCTACGCCTCTCcgcacccaccaccacaggccTACCCTCAATATCCCCAACCG TCCTACGGAGggcctccaccacaacaaggGTACTATCCACCGCAGGGGCCGATGCAGTATCAGCAACAGGCACCCCCGACGAAGAgcagcggtggcggtggttgtcTTAAGGGCTGTCTAGCAGCCATGTGCTGTTGCTTCTTATGCGAAGAGGGCTGCGAATGCTGTGCAGACTGTTGTGAGTGCTGCATGGAGTGTTGTTAA
- the ABP1 gene encoding actin binding protein (COG:Z; EggNog:ENOG503NUCT), which translates to MSSLNLSTNGVAIKNSYQGVINGTLSSTSPTAARWALFTVQAPLLNVFQNTGSKESVLKVETTGEGELADLIEDFNEGRIQFAFVRVKDPNSGLPKNVFIAWCGGGVPERTKGYFTSHVAAVSKVLTGYHVQITARSDTDLEPEAIVKKVADASGAKYSAGSAPAPATAAAPPPVAKKPVFTPTTSTSGTSFNPLVAARNRRQDNTDDDGWGADAPPVSRTQIEKVAPAYKPIKVDIAGLRKNPDESRHSTPSQSDDQARDIVKGGYQPVGRVDVAALRAQAKQDDRPAVVRGAYEPVGKVDIAAIRAKTQRPVEASEEPSAPKSLAERSAAFAQSERLTELPKPKVAKKFGSTPFTGTKAPTPSGFGAASVPAPPPVGAASRTFADQGGKTPAQLWAEKKAKQGGSISSASPGPAPEITAQKSGSEWKSGYAGKSWAPVSTTNFGRGGVEKHATGGSGTERSQPEAEPETAAPSPGGITALRDRFKDQPPIGVSSRSAPAEEEAAPPPPPQASRPAGGFALPGLPSRLAPAEEEEEEEQQDPPVPSRNYEERDPSPVRIAVPVARSSVPDLEPPVEALPPRPVPVPEEIPREEDLPAEEDAYDPRAAAATVAAVASDTTRPGGAAPQSNTDGGLRAVVLFDYEKAEDNELELRENEIISNIDKVDPDWWMGTDAQGRSGLFPCNYVEILEADVAAPVPSAPAPVPAPAPAPGPRYASAPDSKSEYGVGSGPTATAQFDYEAAEDNELSFPEGATITNLDFPDEDWWFGHYKGASGLFPANYVELDQKP; encoded by the exons ATGTCTTCGCTCAATCTGTCCACCAATGGCgtggccatcaagaacagCTACCAAGGCGTCATCAACGGCACGctgtcatcaacctcacctaCCGCCGCTCGCTGGGCCCTGTTCACGGTACAGGCGCCATTACTGAATGTCTTCCAAAACACGGGTTCGAAAGAGAGTGTCCTCAAGGTTGAGACCACTGGCG AGGGCGAGCTTGCCGACCTGATCGAGGACTTCAACGAGGGACGCATTCAGTTTGCTTTTGTCAGAGTCAAGGACCCAAACAGTGGCCTGCCCAAGAATGTCTTCATCGCCTGGTGCGGTGGGGGCGTCCCTGAGCGGACCAAAGGCTACTTCACCAGCCACGTTGCCGCCGTCTCCAAGGTCCTCACCGGTTACCACGTCCAAATCACGGCGCGATCTGATACCGACCTCGAACCTGAAGCCATCGTGAAAAAGGTTGCGGATGCCTCGGGTGCTAAATACTCGGCTGGGTCCGCCCCGGCCCCTGCTACGGCGGCAGCGCCACCGCCGGTTGCCAAGAAGCCCGTCTTCACTCCGACTACCTCGACTTCCGGCACCTCCTTCAATCCCCTCGTCGCGGCCCGCAACCGCAGACAAGATAATACCGATGATGACGGCTGGGGAGCAGACGCCCCTCCCGTTTCCCGCACTCAGATCGAAAAGGTGGCGCCCGCCTACAAGCCAATCAAGGTTGATATTGCTGGTCTGAGGAAGAACCCCGACGAGTCCCGCCACAGCACTCCCTCTCAATCCGATGATCAGGCTCGCGATATTGTTAAGGGTGGGTATCAGCCCGTGGGAAGAGTTGATGTGGCCGCCTTGCGGGCTCAGGCAAAGCAGGATGACCGGCCTGCCGTGGTAAGGGGTGCCTATGAACCCGTGGGAAAGGTCGACATCGCCGCCATTCGTGCCAAAACTCAGCGTCCAGTAGAAGCATCAGAGGAGCCATCAGCACCAAAGTCTCTTGCCGAGCGCAGTGCTGCCTTTGCTCAATCGGAACGTCTTACAGAGCTGCCCAAACCCAAGGTCGCCAAGAAGTTTGGCAGTACTCCCTTTACTGGGACCAAAGCACCCACGCCATCCGGCTTCGGGGCGGCATCTGTTCCAGCGCCTCCACCGGTTGGCGCCGCCAGCCGCACATTTGCTGACCAGGGGGGTAAAACACCGGCCCAGCTGtgggcggagaagaaggctaaGCAAGGTGGATCAATCTCGTCGGCATCGCCTGGGCCTGCTCCCGAAATCACGGCTCAAAAGAGCGGCAGCGAGTGGAAGAGCGGATACGCAGGCAAGAGCTGGGCTCCTGTCAGTACGACCAACTTTGGACGCGGCGGGGTGGAGAAGCATGCGACTGGCGGTAGTGGTACTGAGCGCTCACAGCCCGAAGCCGAGCCCGAGACAGCCGCGCCTTCCCCCGGTGGCATCACAGCACTGCGCGATAGGTTCAAGGACCAACCGCCCATTGGCGTCTCTTCACGATCTGCGCCagctgaagaggaggccgcgccgccgccaccacctcaggCAAGCCGACCTGCCGGAGGGTTTGCCCTCCCTGGTCTCCCATCCAGACTAGCCCCagcggaggaagaggaggaggaggagcagcaagACCCTCCCGTCCCATCTCGGAACTACGAAGAACGCGACCCCTCTCCTGTGCGCATTGCGGTGCCGGTTGCACGCAGTTCTGTTCCAGACCTTGAACCGCCTGTTGAGGCGCTTCCCCCTCGTCCTGTGCCTGTTCCTGAGGAGATCCCTCGCGAGGAAGACCTCCcagcagaggaggatgccTATGATCCccgggctgctgctgccaccgtCGCGGCTGTTGCCAGTGATACTACCAGGCCAGGTGGAGCAGCTCCTCAGTCCAACACCGATGGCGGCTTACGTGCTGTAGTTCTATTCGATTATGAAAAGGCTGAGGATAATGAGCTTGAACTACGCGAGAACGAAATCATTAGCAACATTGACAAGGTGGACCCTGATTGGTGGATGGGCACAGATGCCCAAGGCCGGAGCGGCTTGTTCCCTTGCAATTATGTCGAAATTCTGGAGGCTGACGTAGCGGCTCCTGTCCCTTCGGCTCCCGCTCCCGTTCCCGCTCCGGCCCCGGCCCCAGGGCCACGCTATGCTTCCGCGCCCGATTCAAAGTCTGAGTACGGTGTAGGAAGCGGGCCAACGGCCACGGCTCAGTTTGACTATGAAGCCGCGGAAGACAATG AACTGAGCTTCCCAGAGGGCGctaccatcaccaacttGGACTTTCCTGATGAGGACTGGTGGTTTGGACACTACAAGGGAGCGTCGGGTCTCTTCCCTGCCAACTATGTGGAGCTTGATCAGAAGCCTTAG
- a CDS encoding hypothetical protein (EggNog:ENOG503P1E6; COG:U): MHSHTPPAPPPKPGNHDTSGMNTPVLVGPSSHIPRPPPPLPEAVTAGGLHSADIGAAASNGALVQAQDIPDPGDQWLPKFLQDKSKQDLAEILSDPARLSAFTHSPQTVHPSLGSSHEALQVALSENIERAAQLLELEARLAHQRSTTQSQLLSTHALERQWRAKQADMDHALAPFAPASLYQRLSQGVQEQEGVCYALEESFLEGEGDGALATEREVGDWIRRYREAKKLYYLRQERKERWDEGRVGGWR, encoded by the exons ATGCACTCACAtacaccaccagcgccaccaccaaagccaggaAATCATGATACTAGTGGCATGAACAcaccggtgctggtggggcCGTCATCACACATACCccgccctccgcctccgttACCCGAAGCCGTCACAGCCGGCGGGCTGCACTCGGCAGATATCggtgcagcagcatcaaATGGTGCGTTGGTCCAGGCCCAGGACATCCCGGATCCCGGAGACCAGTGGCTACCCAAGTTCTTGCAGGATAAATC AAAGCAAGATTTGGCCGAGATATTGTCGGACCCGGCACGCCTCTCGGCGTTCACCCACTCCCCTCAGACAGTCCACCCCTCTTTGGGATCGTCTCATGAGGCACTGCAGGTAGCACTAAGTGAAAACATCGAGCGGGCTGCTCAGCTGCTCGAGCTCGAGGCGAGGCTGGCCCACCAGAGATCAACAACACAGTCCCAGCTGCTGTCGACTCACGCACTGGAGAGACAGTGGCGGGCCAAACAGGCAGACATGGACCATGCGCTGGCTCCGTTCGCGCCTGCAAGCTTGTATCAGCGTCTCAGTCAGGGGGTTCAGGAACAGGAAGGCGTTTGCTATGCGCTGGAGGAGAGCTTTCTCGAGGGGGAAGGTGACGGTGCGCTGGCTACGGAGAGAGAGGTCGGTGATTGGATCAGGAGGTATAGAGAAGCCAAGAAGCTGTACTATTTGAgacaggagaggaaggagaggtgggaCGAAGGCAGGgttggagggtggaggtga
- a CDS encoding hypothetical protein (EggNog:ENOG503NYQ2): protein MTTAARSVAAVTATDVESLDVVETPTSPSSGLALSRFEFETGKGNEGTKVLMVEWDASFGGREQRQQETRPEEAEKGAADATDWEVSWEGKKSALAVHDIVGDVGVGGSANGGTRRIYFLLPTGAAVPALVSITHKGSSGGPVLRTMPMPAIFPAELTSKQEAGLRGVLHTIWAKKRLAELQAEIEVEMRTNGESVGLEMAAQERQWIVDHFGLGPDHGVPKPTRLHIPQTAAGPASPRSPIGGKLGEKLRGLKLATSPAELAAASQASKDMQHRLHSSLATASDGTGLAGRSIAMGSAGAGVASLDAVLGNNLPQSSSAVGKAGTEDATEEDLFALPMSPRSPEMKRSPFSIL from the exons atgaccaCGGCCGCTAggtcggtggcggcggtgacggCAACTGATGTTGAGTCTCTGGATGTGGTCGAGACACCCACGTCCCCTTCGTCGGGCCTAGCGCTCTCCCGGTTCGAATTCGAGACAGGCAAGGGCAATGAGGGCACCAAGGTGCTGATGGTGGAATGGGACGCCTCGTTCGGCGGGCGGGAACAACGACAGCAAGAAACCaggccggaggaggctgagaagggggcAGCTGATGCTACAGACTGGGAAGTCTCGTGGGAGGGCAAGAAATCGGCACTGGCCGTCCATGACATCGTCGGAGATGTCGGCGTTGGCGGCAGTGCCAACGGTGGCACAAGACGtatttattttcttttgccCACGGGCGCCGCCGTGCCTGCACTCGTCAGCATCACACACAAGGGTAGCTCAGGCGGACCAGTTCTGCGCACAATGCCCATGCCAGCCATCTTCCCTGCTGAGCTCACCAGCAAGCAAGAGGCGGGCCTGCGAGGCGTGCTCCATACGATATGGGCAAAAAAGCGGCTGGCAGAACTGCAGGCCGAGATCGAAGTGGAAATGAGGACGAATGGCGAAAGCgtggggttggagatggcagCGCAAGAGCGGCAGTGGATTGTCGACCACTTCGGACTCGGCCCGGATCACGGCGTGCCCAAGCCAACCAGACTACATATACCACAAACGGCGGCCGGTCCGGCGAGCCCGAGGAGCCCAATAGGGGGGAAGCTAGGCGAAAAGCTGCGAGGCTTGAAGCTTGCTACGAGCCCTGCAGAACTGGCTGCTGCAAGCCAAG cctctAAGGATATGCAGCATCGCCTTCACTCTTCCCTCGCTACGGCTTCAGATGGGACGGGCCTGGCAGGGCGCAGCATCGCCATGGGCTCAgcaggtgctggtgttgcttcGTTGGATGCCGTCCTTGGAAACAACCTACCCCAATCGTCTTCGGCAGTGGGAAAGGCAGGGACAGAGGATGCTACCGAGGAAGATTTATTTGCGCTGCCAATGAGCCCCCGAAGTCcagagatgaagaggagtcCATTTAGCATCTTATAA
- a CDS encoding hypothetical protein (EggNog:ENOG503NYB7; COG:S): protein MDPLHITEFGSERYLEKVQQFQAQTEANASQGQGAVSTLLQSPFILPIRESGATGSDVGAKSNEQKRPEKKGFSSWRNRFTKPPAVPPSSICEQPERRPSLPESTTKQPLPFDHLFAALPNELQVEIIASLPLSDVLNLRLASKSLHALVSLNEVPITRYHLDYHIPAYAKRLYPLPQGRSLNFHYLCGIWHRLHVAAKLSHLMCQLIIREQLLLNTEEKRRQYAPQTERMRRRLIPILFTVFHFFETYRKLHLKYMAEHDGFGLSKTPYTVNPIEAEIMNMYDDRTLLRVHEAFPLVIWAFCRRLRPPSYVGRVERSLRGYLKERPPDEVHVAVLCLGGMREVLRLWEVKGYNARRAAVDAWYESILHEQPVEPEPKRRRGMLGLKRKKSSFNMGKTNGHGHEAQHGANDVSAARGKQPDSLVFHTSLAAGMPMAPLSKDESKLLYPDLPVLQRIWLVTAEAMILDRKIVERPAHIHRNAQVFTDLISESGIDEEDQWLYGTTAPESVRPNLDAIEEDPDE, encoded by the exons ATGGATCCATTACATATCACCGAGTTCGGTTCGGAGCGCTATCTCGAGAAGGTCCAACAGTTTCAGGCCCAGACAGAGGCAAATGCTTCCCAAGGGCAGGGGGCAGTCTCGACGCTCCTCCAGTCCCCCTTTATTCTCCCTATTCGCGAGTCCGGCGCCACGGGCTCAGATGTCGGGGCCAAGTCGAACGAGCAAAAGCGTCCAGAAAAGAAGGGATTCAGCTCCTGGAGGAATAGATTTACCAAGCCCCCAGCAGTCCCACCTTCGAGTATCTGTGAACAGCCCGAACGTCGTCCCTCGTTGCCAGAATCGACAACCAAACAGCC GCTGCCTTTCGACCATTTGTTTGCCGCGCTGCCGAACGAACTGCAGGTCGAGATCATCGCATCACTTCCGCTCTCTGATGTCTTGAACCTTCGACTGGCTTCGAAATCCCTTCACGCTCTGGTATCGCTGAACGAAGTCCCCATCACACGCTACCACCTTGACTACCACATACCCGCGTACGCCAAACGGCTCTACCCTTTGCCCCAGGGGCGTTCGCTCAACTTTCACTATCTGTGCGGAATTTGGCATCGGCTACACGTTGCCGCCAAGCTGTCTCACCTAATGTGCCAGTTGATAATCAGAGAACAGTTGCTCCTCAACActgaagaaaagaggaggcAGTACGCCCCTCAAACAGAGCGGATGCGTCGCCGTCTGATTCCTATTTTGTTTACCGTGTTCCATTTCTTCGAAACGTACCGGAAGCTTCATCTCAAATACATGGCCGAACACGACGGCTTCGGCCTATCAAAGACGCCTTATACGGTCAATCCAATCGAGGCCGAGATCATGAACATGTACGACGACCGCACACTTCTGCGCGTTCATGAGGCCTTTCCCCTGGTAATATGGGCCTTTTGCAGAAGGCTCCGACCACCATCCTATGTCGGCCGCGTCGAACGATCGCTGAGGGGTTACCTTAAAGAGAGACCACCTGACGAGGTCCATGTTGCAGTGTTGTGCCTCGGTGGCATGCGGGAAGTCTTGAGGCTCTGGGAGGTGAAGGGTTACAATGCACGGCGGGCGGCCGTCGATGCTTGGTATGAGTCGATTCTCCATGAACAACCGGTGGAGCCGGAGCCgaaaagaagacgagggaTGCTTGGcctcaagaggaagaagtctTCTTTCAACATGGGCAAGACGAATGGTCATGGGCACGAGGCACAGCACGGCGCAAACGACGTGAGCGCAGCACGCGGGAAACAGCCAGACAGCCTCGTTTTTCACACCAGCTTAGCGGCTGGTATGCCCATGGCCCCCCTGAGCAAGGACGAATCCAAACTGTTATACCCTGATCTTCCGGTGCTGCAACGAATATGGCTGGTCACAGCCGAGGCCATGATCTTGGATCGCAAAATTGTCGAACGACCGGCACATATACATCGCAACGCCCAAGTATTTACCGATTTGATTTCCGAAAGCGGcatcgatgaagaagacCAGTGGCTCTATGGTACCACCGCACCGGAGTCTGTCAGGCCGAACCTGGACGCTATTGAAGAAGACCCAGATGAATAA
- a CDS encoding hypothetical protein (EggNog:ENOG503P35R; COG:S) — translation MAPPSGATLSSRTAITSKVTPVPLPKPGSMSSCAPMEKSAPAVPTAPTTTASFGVLATSDSNVPDASSGPHRDGRIRNPVPSKLKGKTDGSKGNFSVMHIDVAGRTEATERDAEAKRTSESTELAAKRAYENGYVSLRRSRFIHIPDEPEPAAKPIVPPQAPVTAAAHRTRQTPLTPEETKVEQARLLTLLRSLHPVLVVDQICKALAFFGGIPGGPPPGDGFPQSAESNGSGSLFVGWIAEIFPRLGGNTAGQQPVIPAIRESDPPPLVSTRRKRGRPKGSKGTRPRIDKGIKKGPLMKAVSGTAESQQHTNAADESWVDVEDDTVDEVDANVMLLAQSSTPQPVPQLQQSGVAHERPLLAASTPVRTTLPTAPTTSTSTIDLTPSARKRGRPKGSKNRPKDGSSDTPARAQTGDPLYSQRPDAVGTAARASSPRPQASQPAQASSTPRVFEHSTSSQPFTPVNAGTPSTATKKVGRSKALEDKQRPTSQRSHIPPGITTDHGVRAATLSASGAASGVATRVEPETAPGGALPGAAMDTVTGTTQKNLAQTGNASTSGPRTESTNKEPATLSQGLDNTLGSFATTDFVYSAPPDGLSSTSSHRSRPRPSQTSRQTENPQGQTLALPTPPSASPALPNTAPGSLGQKRKRTAKTGGSNHVVQSGVSNQASPQMNGPALPTPPANVGSAHSTAASALQPPVAKRSRRGKGPKETTAVANQGPAAANIEVSTTGAMVGLRSDSGPHSALSSSAAAALSLTTMTESRDMASDTNETSVPPVHSPHHNHYEVQSPTMENYEAQLQAQIEQQAEMESQTVSHQTRVDLPQYRSARQPRQQQQQQSTSASTPQRRSPNTQPQVSNPQAGLSLATQSQTRKTGQGQYPQYLPPNSQYNQSQHSKQNQSSSQSQSSSQHQQHQQQQQQQQQQQQQQQQQQQQQQQQQQQQQQQQQSSHFLGQQKLQGQIVQGSPTQQYSVNSTQQHPSNQTSYTNKQQQQQLSSQQRYQQQHLTTTAGSTNSYNNTQPPSQFAGSATNNYTATTDGTYRATSTSLGTSTYGQRSQSTTPSTAASFRSSGTHGLPHHSPSFNTGSGATQQRAGSASHATNQGVQGMSGSMQAFSGNTGGSWELFDTGHIDASGQPSSLGLTNTYGINTTNARTSGNSSTFGAAGLGTYDTSGLPYNERYHGVGRR, via the exons ATGGCTCCCCCTTCAG GCGCAACACTCTCTTCACGCACGGCTATCACATCCAAAGTCACTCCCGTTCCCCTGCCTAAACCAGGTTCCATGTCGAGTTGTGCGCCAATGGAAAAATCGGCGCCAGCAGTTCCAACAGCGCCTACAACTACAGCCAGTTTCGGTGTTTTAGCGACAAGCGATTCCAATGTCCCCGACGCGTCAAGTGGCCCCCACCGAGACGGCCGCATTCGAAATCCCGTCCCCAGCAAGTTGAAGGGCAAGACAGATGGCTCCAAGGGAAATTTCAGCGTGATGCATATAGATGTGGCGGGCAGGACGGAGGCCACGGAACGTGACGCTGAGGCAAAAAGAACCAGCGAGAGCACAGAGCTTGCTGCGAAGCGGGCTTATGAGAATGGCTATGTGTCGTTACGAAGGAGCCGGTTTATACACATCCCCGACGAACCAGAACCGGCGGCTAAGCCTATCGTTCCGCCGCAAGCACCAGTAACTGCAGCCGCGCATCGGACGCGCCAGACCCCGCTGACCCCCGAAGAAACCAAGGTAGAACAGGCCCGGTTGTTGACGTTACTGCGGAGCCTTCACCCTGTCCTTGTGGTTGACCAAATCTGCAAAGCCCTAGCTTTTTTCGGGGGCATACCAGGGGGACCACCCCCTGGGGATGGATTCCCGCAGAGCGCAGAGTCGAATGGATCTGGCAGCCTCTTTGTAGGATGGATAGCTGAAATATTCCCAAGGTTAGGGGGCAACACTGCAGGACAACAGCCTGTCATTCCTGCTATACGCGAGTctgaccctcctccccttgttTCAACAAGACGAAAGCGTGGACGGCCCAAGGGCAGCAAGGGCACCAGGCCTCGGATCGATAAAGGAATCAAAAAGGGGCCCCTTATGAAGGCTGTCTCGGGCACTGCCGAAAGCCAGCAACACACAAACGCGGCCGATGAAAGCTgggttgatgtcgaggatgATACTGTGGACGAGGTGGATGCGAATGTAATGCTTCTTGCGCAGAGCTCAACGCCACAACCAGTGCCACAGTTACAGCAGTCTGGTGTGGCCCATGAGCGGCCTTTGCTCGCGGCCAGTACTCCAGTACGAACAACTTTACCCACCGCCCCGACCACAAGCACCAGCACAATTGATCTCACACCTAGCGCTAGGAAAAGGGGTCGGCCCAAGGGCTCCAAAAACCGGCCCAAGGATGGATCATCAGACACACCTGCAAGAGCGCAGACTGGCGACCCTTTGTATTCTCAGCGGCCAGATGCGGTAGGTACGGCAGCACGGGCATCATCGCCACGTCCACAGGCCTCGCAGCCAGCCCAAGCCTCTTCAACTCCTCGAGTGTTCGAACATTCTACGTCAAGCCAACCATTCACCCCGGTGAATGCCGGAACCCCATCGACGGCCACCAAAAAGGTGGGCAGATCAAAGGCTCTAGAAGATAAGCAACGCCCAACAAGTCAGCGTTCTCATATCCCTCCGGGTATCACCACAGATCATGGAGTGAGAGCGGCGACACTGTCGGCCTCAGGGGCCGCATCAGGGGTTGCGACGAGAGTAGAACCGGAAACAGCGCCAGGAGGGGCGTTACCCGGGGCGGCAATGGACACAGTGACAGGCACCACGCAGAAGAATCTGGCGCAGACAGGAAATGCATCAACGTCAGGCCCCAGGACAGAATCAACAAACAAAGAGCCCGCGACATTATCACAAGGCCTAGATAATACACTTGGAAGTTTCGCGACAACAGATTTTGTGTATTCGGCCCCCCCAGACGGCCTGTCCAGCACCTCTTCCCATCGCTCTCGACCAAGACCTTCTCAGACATCCAGGCAGACGGAAAACCCCCAGGGCCAAACTCTGGCTctcccaactcctccctctgctaGCCCCGCGCTCCCTAACACCGCACCCGGTAGTTTGGGGCAAAAACGCAAGAGGACTGCCAAAACAGGCGGTAGCAACCACGTTGTACAGTCTGGTGTATCCAACCAAGCATCACCCCAAATGAATGGCCCAGCAttaccaacaccaccagcaaacgTTGGCTCCGCGCATTCTACAGCCGCCTCGGCACTCCAGCCTCCTGTGGCTAAAAGGTCAAGGAGGGGCAAAGGCCCTAAGGAAACCACCGCGGTAGCTAACCAGGGTCCAGCAGCTGCAAATATCGAAGTGTCAACCACTGGTGCCATGGTCGGTTTGCGCTCGGATTCGGGACCACATTCGGCCCTCTCTTCTAGTGCAGCCGCGGCTTTGAGCCTGACCACAATGACGGAGTCTCGTGATATGGCCTCGGACACGAATGAGACATCTGTACCACCGGTACATTCGCCTCATCACAACCACTATGAGGTCCAATCACCCACCATGGAGAACTATGAGGCTCAATTGCAAGCCCAAATAGAGCAGCAAGCGGAGATGGAGTCTCAAACGGTTTCCCATCAAACCCGTGTCGACCTTCCTCAGTACAGGTCAGCCCGGCAaccacgacagcagcagcagcagcagtcgacGTCAGCATCAACGCCGCAACGTAGGTCACCAAACACCCAGCCGCAAGTATCAAATCCACAAGCGGGACTATCCTTAGCCACACAATCACAAACGCGAAAGACCGGTCAAGGCCAATATCCGCAGTATCTTCCACCGAATTCTCAATATAATCAGTCGCAGCATTCCAAACAAAACCAGTCATCCTCTCAATCTCAGTCTTCatcacaacaccaacaacaccaacagcaacaacagcaacaacagcaacaacagcaacaacaacaacaacaacaacaacaacaacaacaacaacaacaacaacaacaacaacaacaacaatcatCCCATTTTTTGGGACAGCAGAAACTCCAAGGCCAAATTGTGCAGGGCTCGCCAACCCAGCAATATTCTGTGAATTCGACTCAGCAGCATCCCTCGAATCAAACATCATACACaaacaagcagcagcagcagcagctttcATCTCAGCAAAGataccagcagcaacatctaACAACAACTGCAGGAAGCACGAATTCGTACAACAATACCCAACCGCCCTCGCAATTTGCCGGTTCGGCGACAAACAATTATACAGCCACGACCGACGGCACGTACCGGGCAACGTCAACCTCGCTGGGTACCTCTACTTATGGGCAACGCAGCCAGTCCACAACACCCTCGACTGCCGCATCGTTTCGCAGCAGTGGCACACATGGATTGCCACACCACTCTCCGTCGTTCAACACTGGCTCCGGCGCAACCCAACAGCGAGCCGGCAGCGCCAGTCACGCTACCAACCAGGGCGTGCAAGGCATGTCTGGTTCAATGCAGGCATTTTCGGGAAATACGGGTGGTAGCTGGGAGTTATTTGACACAGGCCATATCGATGCATCCGGGCAGCCATCAAGTCTGGGGCTAACGAACACCTATGGCATTAACACGACCAATGCCCGCACCTCGGGAAACAGTTCCACGTTTGGTGCGGCAGGCCTAGGTACCTATGACACGTCAGGACTCCCCTATAATGAACGTTATCACGGAGTCGGTCGTCGTTGA